CTTTGTATCACAACAAACCGTACCGCTTGTTGCAGTACTTATTATGATTTGGCGTGATACGGTTGTGGATGCTTTAAGAATGCTATTATCACAACGAGGAATTGTTTTAGCTGCTGGATACTTTGGTAAAGTTAAAACAGTTGCACAAATGCTTGCAATTATCTTAGTTCTCTTAGGGAACTTACCCTTTGAACTGTATGGAATTCCAGTTTCATCAATCATGATTTGGTTCGCTACCTTAATGTCATTGTTAAGTGGTGTATCCTATGTATTACAAAGTCGTTCACTATTCATGACAAATGAATAGGAAAACGATAAATCGTTGAATACTTAACTAAGAGACGGAGGCTATTATGAGTCAGAAAAATGTTGAAAATAAAGATAAGATTCTAGAAGGTGTCATCAGTCAAATCGAAAAGCAATACGGTAAGGGCTCAATTATGAAATTGGGTGATCGACCGAATGTTGATGTTGATGCGATTAGTTCAGGATCTTTAAGCCTTGATGCTGCCTTAGGGATTGGTGGATATCCAAAAGGGCGTATTATCGAAATCTATGGACCAGAATCTGGTGGTAAAACAACACTTGCACTTCATGCGATAGCTGAGGTTCAAAAAGCGGGTGGTCGTGCAGCGTTTATTGATGCTGAAAATGCAATTGACCCTACCTATGCAAAGAACTTAGGGGTAAACATCGATGAGTTAATTTTATCGCAACCTGATAGTGGTGAACAAGCGTTGGATATTGTAGATGTCTTAGTGCGTTCAGGTGCTGTTGATTTAATTGTTGTTGACAGTGTTGCCGCTCTTGTTCCACAACAAGAACTTGATGGCGATATGGCAGATGCACTGGTCGGAACACAAGCGCGTATGATGTCAAAAGCAATGCGTAAACTCAGCGGGGCAATGAACCGTGGTGAATGTACCACAATCTTCATTAACCAATTGCGTGAAAAAGTAGGGGTTATGTTTGGAAATCCAGAAACAACACCAGGTGGTCGTGCGTTGAAGTTTTATTCATCCGTTCGTCTTGAGATTCGTCGTTCAGAACAAATTAAAGCAGGGACAGATATCATCGGAAACAAAACGAACATTAAAGTAGTAAAAAACAAAGTGGCACCACCATTCAAAGCCGTACAAATTGAAATTGTCTATGGAAAAGGAATCAGCTATGTTGGTGAAGTCTTGGACATGGCAGTTGAATTTGAACTCCTTCAAAAGAGTGGTTCATGGTATTCATACAAAGATGAGCGTATTGGACAAGGCCGTGATGCTGTAAAAGCATTCCTTGAAGCAAATCCAGAGATTATGAATACATTATCCGAACAAATTCGTGATCGAATTATTCCAGCTCGTGCTGCGAAGTTGGAACAAGAAAACAGCAAATAACCATTTTCAAAGGAACGAAAGTTCCTTTTTTTCTTTCAAAGATGGTAAAAAATTAAGTGTGCGCACGATTTATTAGACACTTGAATGTTTTAGCTTATTTGTGTATTCTTAAAATACAAGAAACTATTTATGGTAGCTGTGTCAAAATAGTTTTTAAGAATAGGGGAATTTCTTGCAATGATATCATTTTGGTTTAATCTTTTTTTCTTAGGGTTAACATGGGGACTTGGACTCTTGATTAAAACTGATACATCTCATATTAGCGCACTTGATTTTGGTTTAAGTGCTGTTTTCTTTAGCGTCTATTTTTCATGTGCAATCATAAAAAATAATAAAATCATAATGCGACTGACCTCAATGCTTTTAGATATCCTTGTATTTGTTGTTTTTATTCAAGGTAACTTTAATAGTGCTGCACCCCTAATCTTTATCATACTCACTTACGTTTCAAGTCAAACAAATGACCCCTGGGGTGTCCGTGTTCATATCTTCTTTCAATCCGTGTTGATGATCAGTGTAATACCACGTATCGGTATGGGTAAAGAACTCTTATTAGTAGGCATGATGATGACGATAGCGTATACCTGGATTATATTAACGGATAAAAAAGAACACGCCTATATTGAACTCAATACAATGTATGACACGATTCAAAGTGACTATCGAAGATTAAAACGACACAGTGTAATCCATGAGAAGGCATTGCGTGAAGAAGAACGTAAACAAATCGCACGCGAAATTCATGACTCTGTAGGGCATCGTCTTACAGCACTTTTAATGCAACTTGAAGTGCTTCGTATGCAAACTGAAGGGACTGAGTTAAACCAACGGATTCAACAATTAAAAACGCTTGCCCAAGAAAGTTTGAGTGAAACTCGCGAAGCTGTTAAAACACTGAAACATGATGAAACTACAGGACTCAATGCAGTCATTCAATTGATTCGTAAACTTGAATCAGAAAGTCATCTTGAAATCACATTCCAGGTAAAAGCGGGGGCACTCTCGTTTCCACTGAGTTCCAGTCAATCCGTGATCCTATATCGATGTATTCAAGAAAGTTTAACAAATATGATGCGCCACGCTCAAACACGTATTGGTCATGTTGAATTTAGCCTTATCGGTGAGCAATTCTTTCGGTTCCAAGTGAGTAATCCCTTAGATTTCGTTGTGCCATATCAAGAAGGGTTTGGACTCACATCAATGCGTGAACGCTTGTTACAGATACAAGGAACGTTAACGATTTCTCAAACGCATGATCAATTCATTGTATTGGGAGTATTCCCAATGGAAAAAGAGGTGTAATATGCATTCAATTTTACTTGCAGAAGATCAAGCACTTGTGCGTCAAGGGCTAAAGATGATGATAGAGACAGATCCTACTTTAAAAGTCAGTGGTGAAGCTGAGAATGGCCAACAAGCGCTTAATCTATGTGAAACCCAGAGCTTTGATATCGCAATTCTTGATATTCGAATGCCAGTAATGACAGGGCTTGAAGCGATGCGAGTCATTAAGGCTAAGTGGCCAGATACTAAAATACTGGTACTTACAACCTTCAATGATGAAGCATATGCACTGGAAGCCTTGCGAAATGGTGCAAATGGATACATGCTGAAAGATGCGGATGCCAAAGGTCTCATTCAAGCTATCCACAGTTGTCTTAAAGGCGGTCTCACCTTAGAAGATCAAGTTGCTGCGAAAGTTATTCCTGCATTGATGACTCAGGATAATACAGTCAATATTGACACCACCCTTACAAAACGTGAACTTGAGATTATTAAATGTGTAGGTCAAGGGCTTAGTAATCAAGAAATTGCGAATGTACTTTTCTTATCGATTGGAACCATTAAAAACAATATATCCATAATATTAGATAAACTTGACTTAAGAGATCGAACCCAACTTGCAATCTATGCGATTAAGCATCACATATCATAACGTGACTTAAGTCACGAAAACTGAACTCACCAGTGACTCAAGGCAGTGTTATTATGGTGGGTTTATTTTTTATAATAGACTTATGAAAACGAAAAGGGGATTGAAGAATGTTACAAGTGATTGATTTAGAAAAAAAGTTTAAAAACCACCTAGCAGTTGATGGTGTGAATCTTAATATTGAAAAAGGGGAGTCTATAGGCCTTCTTGGACCCAATGGTGCCGGTAAATCAACAACCATCTCGATGATATCAACATTAATTGAACCCACAGCGGGAATGATCTATTTTAATGGTGAAAACATCATTAAAAAACCATCAAGCATTCGACCAGTGCTTGGAGTTGTACCTCAAGAAATTGCCCTGTATGATGAACTCACTGCTGCTGAAAATATGCGTTTTTTTGGACGAGCTTATGGATTAAAAGGCGAAGCGTTGGATCAAAAAGTTTCTGAAGTCTTAGAATTGGTTGGCCTCACTGACCGACAAAAAGATCGGATCAAAGAGTTTTCAGGGGGTATGAAACGGCGTATCAACATCGGGGTATCACTCATGCATAATCCACAACTTCTCATTATGGATGAGCCAACGGTGGGTATTGATCCCCAATCACGAAATTACATATTAGAAATGGTGAGAAAACTGAATGTTGAAAAAGGAATGGCAATACTTTATACAAGTCACTACATGGAAGAAGTTGAAAAACTGTGTGATCGTATTTATATCATGGACCATGGGCAAATTATTGCTTCAGGAACACAATCTGAATTAAAAAGCATTTTATCCAGTGAAGACGCGATGCAAATCAATGTTCAATCCAAATCAATGCCGTTTGAACACCAACTCGCTACCCATCCATTAATCCATAAGGTAATTGAGAATAATGGTGGGTATAAATTAATTGTCATGAAAGGTGAAGACCTATTTTCAGATATCTTTGCGATGGCGAAACGATGCGATGTTAAAATTGTTGGGATGCATGTTGAAGACAATTCTTTAGAAGATGTATTCCTCCATTTAACCGGAAGAAAACTTAGGGATTAGGTGAGTGCTATGTTCAATCTTATAAAAAAAGACTTTCTCACCCTCACACGAAATCGATCAGAGATTATTTTACTGCTCATTATGCCATCTGTACTGATTGTTATTTTGGGGTTTTCACTGGGTGGGATGCTTAATAAAGAGTCAAACATTAAGGAGATTCCAATTGCACTTGTTAATGAAAACAACGCTGATCAAGCCATCAAGGACTTTGTTTCTGATTTAATTGAATCAGGGACACCTGAAACCGTTGCAACCCAAATCGCAAGTCAAGCAAGTACCATTGACCCAGCGCAGCTGTTTCTTAATATCATAGATAGTCTTGAGACTGAAGCTGTATTTACAATCAATGCCACATTATCACAATCTCAAGCGATGGATGCACTTCAAAAGAGTGATGTTGCAGCTGTGATTACACTTCCACAATCCTTTACATACCATTCACTGATATCAGTATTTCAAGGGTTTCATGGCGACAGTCATATTGAGGTTATTGTAGGGGATAAAGATGCTGTGAGTACAACAATCCTTCAAAGTATTTTATCGCGTTTCACATCCGAATATAACTTACAAGCTTCAGTTCTAATGGCAACGAATGGTGTTGGGGTACAAGTTGAACTTCCCGATAATTTTGGAACTGTCATCCATCTTCCACTCTTAAAATCAATCTCGTCATTTCAATACTATACAGTAGGGATGTCAATGATGTTTTCCTTATATGTTGCATCCTCCATTTCAGGCAATGCATTCAAGGAAAAATCAAATCATACATTCTCAAGAATTATGGTGACGGGTGAAAAACCAATACGTTATCTCATGAGTAAAGCTATCTCAGCAAGTTTAGTTGCATGTACACAATTGGCAATTCTGTTTACAACCTCAACATTGCTTTTTAATACATTTGGTAGTATAAGTATGGATACTTTAGGATATATCCTGTTTGCATCGATAATATTAGCGATAACAATCGGCACGCTATCAGCCTTGTTAACCTCAATAGCACAACGATTCAATACCGATAGTGTTTCAAGCGTATTTTCGACATTTTTAATCAGTGCATTCTCATTTCTTGGTGGAAGCATTATACCAACGCAAATGTTCTCACCACTGCTTGGACACATAGGTCTTTGGACGCCCAATGGAGCCATGATGAATGTTTACTTACAACTTTTAAGAGGGCAAGGACTTAATGATGTAATCCCACTGCTTATCAGAATGGGTTTCATGGCAACTGTCTTCATTACAATCGCACTCATTGTATTTCCTAAAAGGAGGTTAGTGTAATGATAACTGTACTCAGACATCAAATGTTACGACTTGTAAGAGAACCATTACTTCTCATCTCATTTCTATTAATGACGATAATCTTTGTGTTTACAATGGTCGGCGCTAATAATGATCAAACCCATACAATTCCCGTCTACTCATCAACCCTTTCACAAGAAGCACTCCAAGAAAAGGTTGAATTGTTGAATGCAGACAGTCCTTATATCTTTGAGATAGAATCAAAAGAAGCGATTGAAACACGTATTCAATCCAGTGATATTCCATTTGCTCTATCCCTTGAATCATCAAATTTCAAGGTATTGGTTGGACAAGAGTCACAACTTCAAACGGGCGTCAGCCAACATGTTGAAAATGTGTACCGAACACAGCTCACGTTGGATCAAGTCCAAGAAGCAATGGATGATATCGTCATCACTCAAAAAGAAATTGTGAGTGCATCCGTTTCAACTTTAAAAGATAGTGTAACGAATATTCAATCTTCAAGTGCCAGCATTCTCGTGGGCTTAACATTATACTTCTCAGCATTAACAATCCTTTCAAGCCTTACAAATGTTACCCAAGAAAAGATCACAGGAACATGGAATCGGATGATCTTATCGCCACTTAAGAAGACACAAATCTATAGTGGAATCCTTATACAATATTTCATGATTGGTGTTTTTCAAATCCTTGCATGTTTCTTCATTTTTAAGCACTTCTTCAATTTTGACTTTGGAAATCAATATGGCTCAATACTCATGGTTGTCGG
This DNA window, taken from Erysipelothrix larvae, encodes the following:
- the pgsA gene encoding CDP-diacylglycerol--glycerol-3-phosphate 3-phosphatidyltransferase — protein: MNLANRLTIFRIILIPIIVLIYVFPYAQFGITEGYVKVDTVLLYHKNIAILILFAIASFTDFLDGYLARSRNMITTFGKFLDPIADKMLVNTLLIIFVSQQTVPLVAVLIMIWRDTVVDALRMLLSQRGIVLAAGYFGKVKTVAQMLAIILVLLGNLPFELYGIPVSSIMIWFATLMSLLSGVSYVLQSRSLFMTNE
- the recA gene encoding recombinase RecA produces the protein MSQKNVENKDKILEGVISQIEKQYGKGSIMKLGDRPNVDVDAISSGSLSLDAALGIGGYPKGRIIEIYGPESGGKTTLALHAIAEVQKAGGRAAFIDAENAIDPTYAKNLGVNIDELILSQPDSGEQALDIVDVLVRSGAVDLIVVDSVAALVPQQELDGDMADALVGTQARMMSKAMRKLSGAMNRGECTTIFINQLREKVGVMFGNPETTPGGRALKFYSSVRLEIRRSEQIKAGTDIIGNKTNIKVVKNKVAPPFKAVQIEIVYGKGISYVGEVLDMAVEFELLQKSGSWYSYKDERIGQGRDAVKAFLEANPEIMNTLSEQIRDRIIPARAAKLEQENSK
- a CDS encoding sensor histidine kinase, with product MISFWFNLFFLGLTWGLGLLIKTDTSHISALDFGLSAVFFSVYFSCAIIKNNKIIMRLTSMLLDILVFVVFIQGNFNSAAPLIFIILTYVSSQTNDPWGVRVHIFFQSVLMISVIPRIGMGKELLLVGMMMTIAYTWIILTDKKEHAYIELNTMYDTIQSDYRRLKRHSVIHEKALREEERKQIAREIHDSVGHRLTALLMQLEVLRMQTEGTELNQRIQQLKTLAQESLSETREAVKTLKHDETTGLNAVIQLIRKLESESHLEITFQVKAGALSFPLSSSQSVILYRCIQESLTNMMRHAQTRIGHVEFSLIGEQFFRFQVSNPLDFVVPYQEGFGLTSMRERLLQIQGTLTISQTHDQFIVLGVFPMEKEV
- a CDS encoding response regulator transcription factor translates to MHSILLAEDQALVRQGLKMMIETDPTLKVSGEAENGQQALNLCETQSFDIAILDIRMPVMTGLEAMRVIKAKWPDTKILVLTTFNDEAYALEALRNGANGYMLKDADAKGLIQAIHSCLKGGLTLEDQVAAKVIPALMTQDNTVNIDTTLTKRELEIIKCVGQGLSNQEIANVLFLSIGTIKNNISIILDKLDLRDRTQLAIYAIKHHIS
- a CDS encoding ABC transporter ATP-binding protein, translating into MLQVIDLEKKFKNHLAVDGVNLNIEKGESIGLLGPNGAGKSTTISMISTLIEPTAGMIYFNGENIIKKPSSIRPVLGVVPQEIALYDELTAAENMRFFGRAYGLKGEALDQKVSEVLELVGLTDRQKDRIKEFSGGMKRRINIGVSLMHNPQLLIMDEPTVGIDPQSRNYILEMVRKLNVEKGMAILYTSHYMEEVEKLCDRIYIMDHGQIIASGTQSELKSILSSEDAMQINVQSKSMPFEHQLATHPLIHKVIENNGGYKLIVMKGEDLFSDIFAMAKRCDVKIVGMHVEDNSLEDVFLHLTGRKLRD
- a CDS encoding ABC transporter permease, encoding MFNLIKKDFLTLTRNRSEIILLLIMPSVLIVILGFSLGGMLNKESNIKEIPIALVNENNADQAIKDFVSDLIESGTPETVATQIASQASTIDPAQLFLNIIDSLETEAVFTINATLSQSQAMDALQKSDVAAVITLPQSFTYHSLISVFQGFHGDSHIEVIVGDKDAVSTTILQSILSRFTSEYNLQASVLMATNGVGVQVELPDNFGTVIHLPLLKSISSFQYYTVGMSMMFSLYVASSISGNAFKEKSNHTFSRIMVTGEKPIRYLMSKAISASLVACTQLAILFTTSTLLFNTFGSISMDTLGYILFASIILAITIGTLSALLTSIAQRFNTDSVSSVFSTFLISAFSFLGGSIIPTQMFSPLLGHIGLWTPNGAMMNVYLQLLRGQGLNDVIPLLIRMGFMATVFITIALIVFPKRRLV
- a CDS encoding ABC transporter permease — its product is MITVLRHQMLRLVREPLLLISFLLMTIIFVFTMVGANNDQTHTIPVYSSTLSQEALQEKVELLNADSPYIFEIESKEAIETRIQSSDIPFALSLESSNFKVLVGQESQLQTGVSQHVENVYRTQLTLDQVQEAMDDIVITQKEIVSASVSTLKDSVTNIQSSSASILVGLTLYFSALTILSSLTNVTQEKITGTWNRMILSPLKKTQIYSGILIQYFMIGVFQILACFFIFKHFFNFDFGNQYGSILMVVGAFVFVIVSLGILIISMVNSPQQLQVVIPIFATAFAMLGGAFWPLEIVTNNILLSLAKVTPIYYGMEGLKGAILLNQGLSQMVFPVSIMAFMGVLFMGVGLNKMERK